One Bradyrhizobium zhanjiangense DNA segment encodes these proteins:
- a CDS encoding cobyrinate a,c-diamide synthase translates to MAAGLVISAPASGVGKTTLTLALARAWRNRGLNVQCFKSGPDYIDPAFHAAATGRASVNIDSWAMDRAEIAHLVSRGANADVVLAEGSMGLFDGVAARGVSGTGATADIAEMLGWPVVLVIDPSGQAQTAAAIAAGLRDYRAGVRLAGVVLNRVASPRHEDLVRHALNDAGIAVFGALPRHAEISLPKRHLGLVQAEEQVEIGKLIDEAARFVAEHVDLEAVLRAAASWSPQSGENGLNVTPPGQRIALARDAAFSFVYPHMLEAWRAAGAEISTFSPLADEAPDASADVCWLPGGYPELHAGKIAASARFRDGLRVFAETRPVHGECGGYMVLGIALTDADGVRHEMAGLLGLETSFAKRRMHLGYRLAELAAPMPGHQVGARLRGHEFHYSTIIAQPDTPLAVVHDATGTVIAETGSRRGQATGTFFHLIAEDR, encoded by the coding sequence ATGGCGGCAGGCCTCGTCATCTCCGCGCCGGCCTCCGGCGTCGGCAAGACCACGCTGACGCTGGCGCTCGCGCGCGCCTGGCGCAATCGCGGATTGAACGTACAGTGCTTCAAGAGCGGGCCCGACTACATCGATCCCGCCTTCCACGCCGCCGCCACGGGACGCGCCTCCGTCAATATCGATAGCTGGGCGATGGACCGCGCAGAAATCGCGCATCTCGTCAGCCGCGGCGCGAATGCCGATGTCGTGCTCGCCGAGGGTTCGATGGGCCTGTTCGACGGTGTCGCCGCACGCGGCGTCTCCGGCACCGGTGCGACCGCCGACATCGCGGAGATGCTGGGCTGGCCGGTCGTGCTAGTGATCGATCCGTCGGGACAGGCGCAGACCGCGGCGGCAATCGCCGCGGGTCTTCGTGACTATCGCGCCGGGGTGCGCCTCGCAGGCGTCGTGCTCAATCGCGTCGCCAGCCCGCGCCATGAAGATCTCGTGCGGCACGCACTCAACGATGCCGGCATTGCCGTGTTCGGCGCGCTGCCGCGCCATGCCGAGATCAGCCTGCCGAAGCGCCATCTCGGCCTGGTTCAGGCCGAGGAGCAGGTCGAGATCGGCAAGCTGATCGACGAGGCCGCGCGCTTCGTCGCCGAGCATGTCGATCTCGAGGCGGTGCTGCGAGCGGCAGCCAGCTGGTCGCCGCAATCCGGGGAGAACGGCCTGAACGTGACGCCGCCGGGCCAACGCATCGCGCTGGCCCGCGATGCGGCGTTCTCTTTCGTGTATCCGCATATGCTGGAAGCCTGGCGCGCGGCCGGCGCCGAGATCTCGACATTCTCGCCGTTGGCCGATGAAGCGCCTGACGCAAGCGCCGATGTCTGCTGGCTGCCAGGCGGCTATCCCGAGCTTCATGCCGGCAAGATTGCGGCTAGTGCACGCTTTCGCGACGGCTTGCGCGTCTTTGCTGAGACGCGCCCCGTGCACGGCGAATGCGGAGGCTATATGGTGTTGGGAATCGCTTTGACCGACGCCGACGGCGTGCGCCATGAGATGGCGGGGTTGCTCGGCCTGGAGACCAGCTTTGCCAAGCGCCGCATGCATCTGGGCTATCGTCTCGCCGAACTGGCCGCACCGATGCCGGGGCATCAGGTCGGCGCACGCCTGCGCGGCCACGAGTTCCATTATTCGACAATCATCGCCCAGCCGGACACGCCGCTGGCCGTGGTTCACGATGCAACCGGCACGGTCATTGCCGAGACCGGCTCGCGGCGGGGCCAAGCCACCGGCACGTTCTTCCATCTGATCGCGGAGGATCGGTGA
- a CDS encoding TonB-dependent receptor, translating into MSFIHIVRPRRFLLASAALTSFAVFDLPVALAQQAREPLPPVEVSPAQSRKQAKPAGREAQSARRAAARRPAAASAAPKPVVPAAAAAAPLNSNAVAESASRLGLTVRETPATVEVISAETMREQGYRTVSEVAQGAVGVTSGDNPAEPSAFSMRGFTNSQINTLYNGIKIGPQNMTSRIADTANLEAVEFLKGPASLISGEGAAGGAINFVTKQPHTGPIRNEADFSWDSLNSFRAHYGSGGSTNVQGLDYRFDISRSTLNGFADDTNVKTFDTSGQLNYRISDSLKIWGAIEYREDRSKAYWGAPLVPIAFSGSHATSGIVSGNYVSNYNGTNLGAVTIDDRTFNTNYNVLDNRNVAQEVWLRGGFELKLAPDLTLKSQAYGFGAERTWFNNEIEAFNSTTNMVDRERFYVAHSQRLVGNVTDLLWDANIAGFDNRLVTTLSSSYLDFVRPGAANFPGDSVSLVDPNRGFYGPLTIQQQTARIDNEALSFEDRLKLTRTFALIGGLRVEHIGLDRNSTDKNGLEKAGFPFTKDWAPVTGRIGYTWEAVPGLTFFSQYATGADIAANNIFLLGPTQPLDLTTARTYETGVKHLFWDNRAEWSFSAYDIVRKNVYAAAGGMQLNIAGRQESKGVELAAAVRPIDPLRLWGNIAYVDARYADYNFVGGSFSGNTPPNVPRIVANAGASWRFFTPWPVELGITGRHVGDRYNTDANVVTMKAYTVADVYAFVDIPKTVFNAVDQARLTFRVRNITDKRYAIWGDPFYPDQILLGAPRTYEISAAFKW; encoded by the coding sequence GTGTCTTTCATCCATATTGTCCGACCGCGCCGCTTCCTGCTTGCCTCCGCGGCGCTCACATCCTTTGCCGTTTTTGATCTGCCCGTGGCGCTGGCGCAGCAGGCCCGCGAACCCCTGCCGCCGGTCGAGGTGTCGCCGGCGCAATCCCGCAAGCAGGCCAAGCCGGCGGGCCGGGAGGCGCAGAGCGCCCGCCGTGCAGCTGCACGCAGACCGGCGGCCGCATCCGCAGCGCCCAAGCCTGTCGTGCCGGCCGCCGCGGCAGCAGCGCCGCTCAACAGCAATGCGGTCGCCGAAAGCGCTTCGCGGCTCGGCCTCACCGTGCGCGAGACGCCGGCGACCGTTGAGGTGATCTCGGCCGAGACGATGCGCGAGCAGGGCTATCGCACTGTCTCCGAGGTGGCGCAGGGCGCAGTCGGTGTCACCTCCGGCGACAATCCGGCTGAACCTTCGGCCTTCTCGATGCGCGGCTTCACCAACAGCCAAATCAACACGCTCTACAACGGCATTAAGATCGGTCCGCAGAACATGACCTCGCGGATCGCAGATACCGCCAATCTGGAGGCGGTGGAATTCCTGAAAGGTCCGGCCTCGCTGATCTCGGGCGAGGGCGCCGCCGGCGGTGCCATCAACTTCGTCACCAAGCAGCCGCATACCGGACCGATCCGGAATGAAGCTGACTTCTCCTGGGATTCCCTGAACTCGTTCCGCGCCCATTACGGTTCCGGCGGCAGCACCAACGTGCAGGGGCTGGACTATCGCTTTGACATCAGCCGTTCCACGCTCAACGGCTTTGCCGACGATACCAATGTCAAGACGTTCGACACGTCCGGCCAGCTCAATTACCGCATCTCCGACAGTCTCAAGATCTGGGGCGCGATCGAGTACCGGGAGGATCGTTCCAAAGCCTATTGGGGCGCGCCGCTGGTGCCGATCGCCTTCAGCGGCTCGCACGCGACGAGCGGCATCGTCTCCGGCAATTACGTCTCGAACTACAACGGAACCAATCTCGGTGCCGTCACCATCGATGATCGTACCTTCAACACCAACTACAACGTCCTCGACAACCGCAACGTCGCGCAAGAGGTGTGGCTGCGCGGCGGTTTCGAGCTGAAGCTGGCGCCCGATCTGACGCTGAAAAGCCAAGCCTATGGCTTCGGCGCAGAGCGCACCTGGTTCAACAACGAGATCGAGGCGTTCAATTCCACGACGAACATGGTCGATCGTGAACGCTTCTATGTCGCGCACAGCCAGCGGCTGGTGGGCAATGTCACCGACCTGCTCTGGGATGCGAACATCGCTGGCTTCGACAACCGGCTGGTCACGACTCTCTCGTCAAGCTATCTCGATTTCGTCAGGCCGGGCGCGGCGAACTTCCCTGGCGATTCCGTTTCGCTCGTCGATCCCAACCGCGGCTTTTACGGCCCGCTCACGATCCAGCAGCAAACCGCGCGCATCGACAACGAGGCGCTGTCGTTCGAGGACCGGCTGAAGCTGACACGTACCTTCGCTCTGATCGGCGGCCTGCGCGTCGAGCATATCGGGCTCGACCGTAACTCGACCGATAAGAACGGCCTGGAGAAGGCTGGCTTCCCGTTCACCAAAGACTGGGCGCCGGTGACGGGACGCATCGGCTATACCTGGGAGGCTGTTCCTGGCCTGACCTTCTTCAGCCAGTACGCCACCGGCGCCGACATCGCAGCCAACAACATCTTTCTGCTCGGGCCGACCCAGCCGCTCGACCTGACAACCGCGCGCACCTATGAGACCGGCGTCAAGCACCTGTTCTGGGACAACAGGGCGGAGTGGTCGTTTTCCGCCTACGACATCGTGCGCAAGAACGTCTATGCCGCAGCTGGCGGCATGCAGCTCAACATCGCCGGACGGCAGGAGTCGAAGGGCGTGGAGCTCGCGGCGGCCGTGCGCCCGATCGACCCCCTGCGTCTCTGGGGTAACATCGCCTATGTCGATGCGCGCTACGCCGACTACAACTTTGTCGGTGGCTCGTTCTCCGGCAATACGCCGCCGAACGTGCCGCGCATCGTGGCCAACGCCGGCGCATCCTGGCGCTTCTTCACGCCCTGGCCGGTGGAGCTCGGCATCACCGGCCGCCATGTCGGCGACCGTTACAACACCGATGCCAACGTGGTGACGATGAAGGCCTATACCGTCGCCGACGTCTATGCCTTCGTCGACATCCCCAAGACGGTGTTCAATGCGGTCGACCAGGCTCGCTTGACCTTTCGCGTCCGCAACATCACCGACAAGCGCTACGCAATCTGGGGTGATCCGTTCTATCCCGATCAGATCCTCCTGGGCGCGCCGCGCACCTATGAGATCTCGGCGGCGTTCAAATGGTGA
- the cobA gene encoding uroporphyrinogen-III C-methyltransferase, whose product MSGFVSFVSAGPGDPELLTVKGTARLREADVVLYDDLASGAILDLARPGANLVAVGKRAGRPSTKQHHVNRLLVDYAATGARVVRLKSGDAGIFGRLEEELETLREAGIGYEIIPGVTSACVAAAQAGIPLTRRHTSRRVQFVTGADVTGELPPNLNWAALADPEATTVVYMGRRTFPALAAKLIDHGLAADTPALFAESLGRSDERLVRTTIAELAEQLARGGAASTAAVILFGALAGDDPS is encoded by the coding sequence GTGAGCGGTTTTGTTTCTTTCGTCTCCGCCGGCCCCGGCGACCCAGAACTCCTCACGGTGAAGGGGACTGCGCGGCTGCGTGAGGCCGACGTCGTGCTCTATGACGATCTTGCCTCCGGCGCGATCCTCGATCTCGCTCGTCCCGGCGCCAATCTCGTCGCGGTGGGGAAACGGGCAGGGCGGCCCTCGACCAAGCAGCACCATGTCAATCGCCTGCTCGTCGATTATGCCGCAACCGGCGCGCGGGTGGTGCGGCTGAAGTCCGGCGACGCCGGCATTTTCGGCCGGCTCGAGGAGGAGCTGGAGACGCTGCGCGAGGCCGGCATCGGCTACGAGATCATTCCCGGCGTCACCTCCGCCTGCGTTGCCGCCGCGCAAGCCGGCATCCCCCTGACCCGGCGCCACACCTCGCGGCGGGTGCAGTTCGTGACCGGGGCCGACGTCACCGGCGAACTGCCGCCAAACCTGAATTGGGCGGCGCTCGCCGATCCCGAGGCAACCACCGTGGTCTACATGGGCCGGCGCACTTTTCCGGCGCTTGCCGCAAAATTGATCGACCATGGCCTCGCCGCAGATACGCCGGCGCTGTTTGCGGAATCACTCGGCCGTTCCGACGAGCGGCTGGTCCGCACCACGATTGCCGAGCTCGCCGAGCAGCTTGCGCGGGGCGGCGCCGCCTCGACGGCCGCCGTCATCCTGTTCGGCGCCCTGGCGGGAGACGATCCGTCATGA
- the cobM gene encoding precorrin-4 C(11)-methyltransferase, giving the protein MTVHFIGAGPGAADLLTLRGRDLIAASPVCLYAGSLVPEGVLAHCPAGARIVNTAPLSLDEIIAEIAAAHADGKDVARLHSGDLSIWSAMGEQLRRLRALGIPYSVTPGVPSFSAAAAALEAELTLPGLAQTVVLTRTPGRASAMPEGEKLAAFAATGAVLAIHLSIHLLDKVIAELTPHYGADCPVAIVWRASWPDQRIVRATLATLNAAVGGEMERTALILVGQTLGAADFDESRLYAADYDRRYRPVGAEPRFPEGS; this is encoded by the coding sequence ATGACGGTGCATTTCATCGGCGCGGGGCCGGGCGCTGCCGACCTCCTGACGTTGCGCGGACGCGATCTGATCGCCGCTTCTCCGGTCTGCCTCTATGCCGGCTCGCTGGTGCCGGAGGGCGTGCTGGCGCATTGCCCGGCCGGTGCGCGGATCGTCAACACCGCGCCGCTGTCGCTCGACGAGATCATCGCCGAGATCGCCGCTGCGCATGCGGACGGCAAAGATGTCGCGCGGCTGCATTCCGGTGATCTCTCGATCTGGTCGGCGATGGGCGAACAGCTCCGCCGCCTGCGCGCGCTCGGCATTCCCTATTCGGTGACGCCGGGCGTTCCGTCGTTCTCGGCTGCTGCAGCGGCACTGGAGGCCGAGCTGACGCTGCCTGGTCTCGCTCAGACCGTGGTGCTGACGCGCACGCCGGGCCGTGCCAGCGCGATGCCTGAGGGCGAGAAGCTTGCTGCGTTCGCTGCCACCGGCGCGGTGCTCGCGATCCACCTGTCGATCCATCTGCTCGACAAGGTCATCGCCGAGCTGACGCCGCATTATGGCGCGGACTGTCCGGTCGCCATCGTCTGGCGCGCGAGCTGGCCGGACCAGCGCATCGTGCGCGCGACGCTCGCAACGCTCAATGCGGCTGTGGGCGGCGAAATGGAACGCACCGCGCTGATCCTGGTCGGCCAGACGCTTGGTGCCGCGGATTTTGACGAGAGCCGTCTCTATGCCGCCGATTATGATCGCCGCTATCGGCCGGTCGGCGCCGAGCCACGCTTTCCGGAGGGGTCGTGA
- a CDS encoding cobalamin biosynthesis protein: MKVAGLGFKRDATLASLREALLAAGGFEGLSAVATVSDKAEAEALKQLARECGVPIRAIPAELLAGIDTPTQSKLVAKKFGTGSVAEAAALAAAGPRARLIATRAVSRDRTATAAIAEGDGA, translated from the coding sequence ATGAAAGTTGCCGGGCTCGGATTCAAGCGCGACGCTACGCTGGCTTCGCTGCGTGAGGCGCTGCTGGCGGCCGGCGGTTTTGAAGGCCTTTCTGCCGTGGCGACCGTCAGCGACAAGGCGGAGGCGGAAGCACTGAAGCAGCTCGCGCGCGAATGCGGCGTGCCGATCAGGGCTATCCCGGCCGAATTGCTGGCCGGCATCGACACGCCGACGCAGTCGAAGCTTGTTGCCAAAAAGTTCGGCACGGGATCAGTCGCTGAAGCGGCGGCGCTCGCAGCGGCCGGCCCTCGCGCGCGGCTGATTGCGACGCGGGCGGTCTCGCGGGATCGCACAGCGACCGCGGCGATCGCTGAAGGAGACGGCGCATGA
- a CDS encoding cobalt-precorrin-6A reductase: MTRALILGGTSDASLLAAAVARAGIHAVYSYGGRTRAPADQPLPIRIGGFGGVSGLADYIRREAITHVIDATHPFAAEMSRNAVEACAETGTPLIALERAPWSKAPGDDWIEVVDVNAAVAALPETPTKVFLAIGRQHIAPFVMKPQHTYTLRFVDPPETTLPFPADVIVSRGPFTLNGELEMMRMRGIMCIVARNSGGDGARAKIDAARMLGLPVIMISRPELPERQRVESAAEIMQWLSHRTCLGA; this comes from the coding sequence ATGACACGCGCCCTCATTCTGGGCGGAACGAGCGATGCGAGCCTGCTCGCCGCGGCGGTCGCGCGCGCCGGCATCCACGCCGTCTATTCCTATGGCGGCCGCACCCGCGCGCCCGCCGATCAGCCGCTGCCGATACGCATCGGCGGATTCGGCGGGGTGAGCGGGCTTGCCGACTACATACGTCGCGAGGCCATCACGCATGTGATCGACGCGACGCATCCCTTCGCCGCCGAGATGAGCCGCAACGCGGTCGAGGCATGCGCGGAGACCGGCACACCGTTGATTGCGCTGGAGCGCGCGCCCTGGAGCAAAGCGCCTGGCGACGACTGGATCGAGGTCGTCGACGTCAACGCCGCCGTCGCCGCGCTGCCCGAGACACCGACAAAAGTGTTCCTCGCCATCGGCCGCCAGCACATCGCGCCATTCGTGATGAAGCCGCAGCACACCTACACGCTGCGCTTCGTCGATCCACCCGAAACGACCCTGCCCTTTCCGGCCGACGTGATCGTGTCGCGCGGGCCGTTCACCCTCAACGGCGAGTTGGAGATGATGCGCATGCGCGGCATCATGTGCATTGTCGCCCGCAATTCCGGAGGCGACGGGGCGCGCGCCAAGATCGACGCGGCGCGCATGCTCGGCCTGCCCGTGATCATGATCTCGCGACCAGAGCTGCCCGAACGTCAGCGGGTCGAGAGCGCGGCTGAGATCATGCAGTGGCTCAGTCATCGCACCTGCCTCGGCGCATAG
- a CDS encoding histidine phosphatase family protein produces MEGETFLWLIRHAPVDGVAGTIHPADAPANLGDRAQLQVLRQCLPRSAASYASPSRRTVETAQALGLAPELMPEFSEQDFGAWTGRRHDEIDAAGDEAYAQFWSDPARGRPPGGESFEDQVTRVRLGLSRIGAGSAALVVHSGTIRAALCIALDLTPHAALRFVIDPLSLTRIDRLATGWRVVSVNQRMA; encoded by the coding sequence ATGGAAGGCGAGACCTTCCTCTGGCTGATACGGCATGCACCGGTCGACGGCGTCGCGGGGACGATCCATCCGGCTGACGCGCCGGCCAATCTCGGCGATCGCGCGCAATTGCAGGTACTGCGGCAGTGCCTGCCGCGAAGCGCCGCGAGCTATGCCAGCCCGTCGCGACGCACGGTCGAGACCGCGCAGGCGCTGGGACTCGCGCCCGAGTTGATGCCCGAATTCAGTGAACAGGATTTTGGCGCATGGACCGGCCGTCGGCATGACGAGATCGACGCGGCTGGCGACGAGGCCTATGCGCAATTCTGGAGCGATCCGGCGCGCGGACGTCCGCCGGGCGGCGAGAGCTTTGAGGATCAGGTCACGCGCGTCCGGCTTGGGCTCTCGCGGATCGGCGCGGGCTCCGCAGCGCTCGTCGTGCATTCCGGCACGATCCGCGCTGCGCTCTGCATCGCGCTGGATCTGACACCGCACGCCGCCTTGCGCTTCGTGATCGATCCGCTGTCGCTCACCCGGATCGACCGGCTCGCGACCGGGTGGCGCGTCGTTTCCGTCAATCAGCGGATGGCCTGA
- a CDS encoding energy-coupling factor ABC transporter permease, which produces MHIEPGIVTGAKLVLSYATGIAAGGVALKLAVETVREQGIGSLATRTLATTGLVFTFFQVLPHFPVGVSEVHFILGSTLFLLFGAAPAAFGLAFGLLLQGVFFVPTDLPQYGMNVTTLLVPLFAIQALATRIIPRNTAYVDLQYRQALALSTAYQSGIVAWVAFWALYGSGFGATNLANIATFAASYALVIVIEPLADLAVLALAKSLRGVTAPGLVTPRLHNAA; this is translated from the coding sequence ATGCATATCGAACCAGGGATCGTGACGGGCGCCAAGCTCGTGTTGAGTTACGCAACCGGCATCGCCGCAGGTGGTGTTGCCTTGAAACTCGCGGTCGAGACCGTGCGCGAGCAGGGCATCGGCTCGCTCGCGACGCGCACGCTCGCCACCACCGGCCTCGTCTTCACTTTCTTCCAGGTGCTGCCGCACTTCCCGGTCGGCGTCTCCGAGGTGCACTTCATCCTGGGCTCGACCTTGTTCCTGCTGTTCGGTGCTGCGCCCGCCGCCTTCGGCCTTGCGTTCGGCCTGCTGCTCCAGGGCGTCTTCTTCGTGCCGACCGACCTGCCGCAATATGGCATGAACGTCACCACGCTCCTGGTGCCGCTGTTCGCGATCCAGGCGTTGGCGACGCGGATCATTCCGCGCAACACGGCTTACGTCGATCTGCAATACCGCCAGGCGCTGGCGCTCTCGACCGCCTATCAGTCCGGCATCGTCGCCTGGGTGGCGTTCTGGGCCCTCTATGGCTCCGGCTTCGGCGCGACCAACCTCGCCAACATCGCGACGTTTGCGGCATCCTATGCGCTGGTCATCGTGATCGAGCCGCTCGCCGATCTCGCCGTGCTGGCGCTGGCGAAGTCGCTGCGTGGCGTCACCGCGCCCGGCCTCGTCACGCCGCGCCTGCATAACGCCGCTTAA
- the cobF gene encoding precorrin-6A synthase (deacetylating), whose translation MLTLSLIGIGCGDPGQLTRAAIQAINAADLVLIPRKGSAKSDLADLRRTICADVLTSASTRIAEFDLPVRDATEADYRKGVDDWHDAVAATWSQTIANHLAGEGKVALLIWGDPSLYDSSLRIARRLDPLPDIEVVPGITSIQALCAVHALPLNDIGEPFLVTTGRRLREGGWPQSVDTVVVMLDGGTAFQSLDPAGLQIWWGAYLGMPDQIVMSGALAEVGSRIVAMRQEARERHGWIMDSYILKRTR comes from the coding sequence ATGCTCACGCTCTCCCTGATAGGCATCGGTTGCGGCGATCCCGGGCAGCTCACGCGCGCCGCGATCCAAGCCATCAACGCCGCCGATCTCGTCCTGATCCCGCGCAAGGGGTCGGCGAAATCCGATCTTGCGGATCTGCGGCGGACGATCTGCGCGGACGTGCTCACCAGCGCGAGCACGCGCATCGCCGAGTTCGACTTGCCAGTGCGTGACGCGACTGAGGCGGACTACCGCAAGGGCGTGGACGATTGGCACGATGCGGTTGCCGCGACCTGGTCGCAAACGATCGCAAATCATCTCGCCGGCGAGGGCAAGGTTGCGCTGCTGATCTGGGGCGATCCTTCGCTCTACGACTCCTCGCTACGCATCGCGCGGCGGCTCGATCCCTTGCCTGATATCGAGGTCGTGCCCGGCATCACCTCAATCCAGGCGCTGTGCGCCGTGCATGCGCTGCCGCTCAACGACATCGGCGAGCCGTTCCTAGTCACGACGGGGCGGCGCTTGCGCGAAGGCGGCTGGCCGCAGAGCGTCGATACCGTGGTGGTGATGCTCGACGGCGGCACGGCGTTCCAGTCGCTCGATCCGGCTGGGCTTCAGATCTGGTGGGGCGCCTATCTTGGCATGCCCGATCAGATCGTCATGTCCGGCGCGCTGGCCGAAGTGGGCTCGCGTATTGTCGCAATGCGGCAGGAAGCGCGCGAGCGGCATGGCTGGATCATGGACAGCTACATTCTCAAGCGCACGCGTTAA
- the cobT gene encoding nicotinate-nucleotide--dimethylbenzimidazole phosphoribosyltransferase has translation MLPEWIYQQCPEISAHHREAAIARQAQLTKPTGALGRLEQLAIELAGLQATESPRAARVPIIVFAGDHGIVAQGVSAYPQAVTIAMMANFASGGAAISVLARELGSSLEVVDAGTLAQEEMAGIVTDKPRSGTRDFSVEAALEPAELAFAFEAGQRAVARAAANQPDLLIFGEMGIGNTTTSAAIAASLLGISAEEIAGSGTGIDAAGRAHKARVIDAAIARHGIAGASPENILCAVGGLEIAAISGAIIAAAQRRIPVLIDGFIVSVAALAAVRINPSCRPFLLPSHQSAEQGHRLVLRALNVQPLISLDLRLGEGSGAAIALPLVRSACALHNGMATFAQANVPDRPA, from the coding sequence ATGCTCCCCGAATGGATCTACCAACAGTGTCCCGAGATCTCCGCGCATCATCGCGAGGCAGCCATCGCGCGTCAGGCGCAACTGACAAAGCCGACCGGCGCGCTTGGCCGGCTCGAGCAACTCGCGATCGAGCTTGCGGGCCTGCAAGCGACGGAATCTCCTCGCGCCGCGCGCGTGCCGATCATCGTCTTCGCCGGTGATCACGGCATCGTCGCGCAGGGCGTGTCGGCCTATCCGCAAGCGGTCACCATCGCGATGATGGCGAATTTTGCCTCTGGCGGCGCCGCGATCTCGGTGCTGGCGCGTGAGCTTGGCTCCAGCCTGGAGGTGGTCGACGCCGGCACGCTGGCGCAGGAGGAGATGGCGGGCATCGTCACCGACAAGCCGCGCTCTGGCACGCGCGACTTCAGCGTGGAAGCTGCCCTCGAACCTGCGGAACTGGCATTCGCGTTTGAGGCCGGTCAGCGCGCGGTTGCGCGCGCAGCAGCCAATCAGCCCGATCTGCTGATTTTCGGCGAGATGGGCATCGGCAATACCACGACCTCGGCAGCGATCGCGGCGAGCCTGCTCGGCATCAGTGCCGAGGAGATCGCCGGCAGCGGCACCGGCATCGATGCGGCCGGCCGTGCGCACAAAGCGCGGGTGATCGATGCCGCGATTGCGCGCCATGGCATTGCAGGGGCTTCGCCCGAAAACATCCTATGCGCGGTCGGCGGCCTCGAGATCGCGGCGATCTCAGGCGCGATCATTGCAGCTGCGCAGCGCCGCATCCCTGTATTGATCGACGGCTTCATCGTGTCGGTGGCGGCGCTGGCGGCGGTGCGGATCAACCCGTCCTGCCGGCCGTTCCTGCTGCCGTCGCATCAATCGGCAGAGCAGGGGCATCGGCTGGTGCTGCGTGCGCTGAACGTGCAGCCGCTGATCAGCCTCGATCTCCGGCTCGGCGAAGGCTCCGGCGCCGCGATCGCGCTGCCGCTGGTGCGGTCGGCTTGCGCGCTCCACAACGGCATGGCGACATTTGCGCAGGCCAATGTGCCGGACCGTCCGGCCTGA
- the cbiE gene encoding precorrin-6y C5,15-methyltransferase (decarboxylating) subunit CbiE yields MADPWLTIIGIGEDGLAGLSEASRKALAKAETVFGGERHLALAEVGSRGRPWPVPFDADIVLSCRDRPTAVLASGDPFWHGAGAGLVEKLGSDEWIAHPAPSTFSLAAARLGWRLESVVCLGLHAAPFERLVPHLARDARIICLVRNGKAADDLAKWLTERGWGASILWTLAALGGPREYIDQHRADLFADDIAGNLVAVAVLARGTQGIPRSSGLSDDLFVHDGQITKRPVRALALSAMAPRPGERLWDVGAGSGSISIEWALCGGTAIAIEAREDRAANIRSNATAFGLAHRITVVTGNAPEALAALEAPDAVFIGGGLGAAIFDAIWPRLAPGTRLVAHSVTLETEALLGELQQHHGGELMRIEIAHVGPLGRYRSWEATRPVVQWSVVR; encoded by the coding sequence ATGGCTGATCCCTGGCTGACCATCATCGGTATCGGCGAAGATGGCCTTGCCGGCCTGTCGGAGGCAAGCCGAAAGGCGCTCGCCAAGGCAGAAACCGTCTTCGGCGGCGAGCGTCATCTTGCGCTCGCGGAAGTTGGCAGCCGCGGCCGTCCGTGGCCGGTGCCGTTCGATGCGGACATCGTGCTGAGCTGCCGCGACCGGCCGACCGCGGTGCTCGCCTCCGGTGATCCGTTCTGGCATGGCGCCGGGGCGGGCCTGGTCGAGAAGCTCGGTAGCGACGAGTGGATCGCGCACCCCGCGCCATCGACCTTCTCGCTCGCCGCCGCACGGCTCGGCTGGCGGCTCGAGTCGGTTGTGTGTCTTGGGCTTCATGCCGCACCATTCGAGCGTCTGGTGCCGCATCTGGCACGAGATGCGCGCATCATTTGCCTCGTGCGCAACGGGAAGGCGGCAGATGATCTCGCGAAATGGCTGACGGAACGCGGATGGGGCGCTTCAATCCTGTGGACTCTTGCTGCGCTTGGCGGCCCACGGGAATACATTGACCAGCATCGCGCCGATCTCTTTGCTGATGATATTGCTGGAAATCTGGTTGCGGTGGCGGTGCTGGCGAGGGGGACGCAGGGCATTCCCCGCAGTTCGGGCTTGTCGGACGATCTCTTTGTTCATGACGGCCAGATCACCAAGCGGCCGGTGCGCGCGCTGGCGCTGTCGGCCATGGCGCCGCGTCCCGGTGAGCGGCTGTGGGATGTCGGCGCCGGCTCAGGTTCGATCTCCATCGAGTGGGCGCTGTGCGGCGGGACGGCGATCGCGATCGAAGCGCGCGAGGATCGCGCTGCGAACATCCGCAGCAATGCGACGGCGTTCGGGCTGGCGCATCGGATCACCGTCGTCACGGGGAATGCGCCCGAAGCTCTGGCTGCGCTGGAAGCGCCCGATGCGGTCTTCATCGGCGGCGGTCTCGGCGCTGCGATATTCGATGCCATCTGGCCCCGGCTCGCGCCGGGTACGCGGCTTGTTGCACATTCAGTCACGCTGGAGACGGAAGCGCTGCTCGGCGAATTGCAGCAGCACCACGGCGGCGAGTTGATGCGCATCGAGATCGCGCATGTCGGCCCGCTTGGCCGCTACCGCTCCTGGGAGGCGACACGTCCGGTGGTGCAGTGGAGTGTGGTCCGATGA